One Plasmodium coatneyi strain Hackeri chromosome 14, complete sequence genomic window carries:
- a CDS encoding Merozoite surface protein 3 codes for MRQIFGTTLFVLFVNLYIHQNNVVSNEIVNFKNTNLRNGWTGKDITLQGEEDGDKETEGQENNPVQETSNAEKQKQIKKANEAKEKALKDQKETEDEVKKVLEALDKVKETEEEIKKAVQKLKEVAEGAKEKVKTEANKAKERAEEASKVATSSTMAYFHASIAEKAKNEVTVEKERAKKVAEIAQHVVKAYEAKKEAEEAQKETDDEVKKVVDAAEKVKGEKGEKKEKEKEEIENALNELKKVAETAKEKAKEEAEKAKKAATDEAKKAQEEAKKAETDGAEKAQEEAKDAGTSTVAGVYANKAEEAKDVVKKASEKAKKVAEIAQHVVKAYEAKKEVEEAQEKAEKAKKITQWIKNAVTPNNAATNSVGKPEDQKTEEETERWKTAKSVIQALEKIKVALEIIEKNKYEATKATEAAIKTAIEAAAEAKDNAEEENAIIDQTKVTNIEKHAKEAIKAAEEAKKSSAEAQIQAGIARIQFLLKEAKIAAEEAALAKKKTDELARMATSANVPKNTATEKATEANTKAQEIEALLKEIENIEKENKPLEKLGEAKEKVQEAKKARGVAKKAKEEAEIAVSVARVHVAKQEATRLVQVAHDEKKKAKEAVQTAENAKEVAENAKKATEKVSEKVENVPEIVEAVESATEEIKNAEAQEKKAEMEAIDAAQEADTLEYQLLMVTEAANKVKGAEGNNITTIFKEAQDKALEAVKQADHRALETLNITKRAIEASKEAQKAAEIAKAQAAKAEAYKAIEDVKKGKQKIKELAIKVKDPEVSEEGKQATQAIENAAKAGVEKVTIEAKKANDAAGNAKKASTLEEAKAEAMKAIDASKKAKKGASIYIDKTEFEYLKLIKQDVLEPLDTSDDGSDDVVDKNEEVTQEVEDPGSKENSPEDDEDEEDGNDLSEEEEVEDELGDELEDEEEEEEEDEDEEEVVEEVTNKSEAEEGKPDNANQEEEKAEDNPPSSDTPHEEQNPSVPSPEQGVKIVSDSGAQALLANKDKNVVALKKEADKIIKNIISTIDGDTDVLDTLKDFAKDLNHLILNW; via the coding sequence ATGAGGCAAATTTTCGGCACTACACTTTTTGTGCTCTTCGTAAATTTATACATACACCAGAATAATGTTGTGAGCAACGAAAttgttaattttaaaaataccaACTTGAGGAACGGCTGGACAGGTAAAGACATCACTCTGCAGGGTGAAGAAGACGGAGATAAGGAAACGGAAGGACAGGAAAACAATCCAGTGCAAGAAACATCTAATGCTGAAAAACAGaagcaaattaaaaaagctaacgaagcaaaagaaaaagctcTCAAGGAtcaaaaagaaacagaagatgaagtgaaaaaagtacTAGAAGCACTAGATAAAgtaaaagaaacagaagaagaaattaagaaagCAGTGCAGAAATTAAAAGAAGTAGCAGAAGgagcgaaggaaaaagtgaaaacagAGGCAAACAAAGCAAAAGAGAGAGCAGAGGAAGCATCAAAGGTAGCAACATCATCTACTATGGCATATTTTCACGCAAGTATTgctgaaaaggcaaaaaatgaggtgacagtagaaaaagaaagggctAAAAAGGTAGCCGAAATAGCACAGCATGTTGTAAAAGCATATGAAGCGAAAAAGGAGGCAGAGGAGGCACAGAAAGAAACAGAcgatgaagtgaaaaaagtagTAGATGCAgcagaaaaagtaaaaggagaaaaaggagaaaaaaaagaaaaagaaaaagaagaaatagagAATGCATTGaacgaattaaaaaaagtagcagaaacagcgaaggaaaaagcaaaagaagaagcagaaaaagcaaagaaagCAGCAACAGACGAGgcaaaaaaagcacaagaagaagcaaagaaaGCAGAAACAGACGGGGCAGAAAAAGCacaagaagaagcaaaagatGCGGGTACATCTACTGTGGCTGGTGTCTACGCAAATAAGGCTGAAGAGGCAAAAGATGTTGTGAAGAAAGCAAGTGAAAAGGCTAAAAAGGTAGCCGAAATAGCACAGCATGTTGTAAAAGCATATGAAGCGAAAAAGGAGGTAGAAGAAGCAcaagaaaaagcagaaaaggcTAAGAAAATAACACAATGGATTAAGAATGCAGTTACTCCGAATAATGCAGCAACAAATTCTGTGGGAAAACCTGAAGAccaaaaaacagaagaagaaacggAAAGGTGGAAAACAGCTAAGAGTGTAATACAAGCACTTGAAAAGATAAAGGTAGCACTGGaaattatagaaaaaaataaatatgaagcAACTAAAGCAACTGAAGCTGCAATAAAAACTGCAATTGAAGCTGCAGCGGAAGCTAAAGATAATGCTGAAGAAGAGAATGCAATAATAGACCAAACAAAGGTAACTAATATAGAAAAACATGCTAAGGAAGCAATAAAAGCAGCGGAGGAAGCCAAGAAATCAAGTGCGGAAGCACAAATACAAGCAGGAATAGCAAGAATTCAATTCTTAttaaaggaagcaaaaatagcAGCAGAGGAAGCTGcattagcaaaaaaaaagacggaTGAATTAGCAAGAATGGCAACATCAGCCAATGTGCCTAAAAACACAGCAACAGAAAAGGCAACTGAAGCAAATACGAAGGCACAAGAAATAGAAGCtttattaaaagaaatagaaaacatagaaaaagaaaataaaccATTAGAAAAACTAGGGGAAGCTAAAGAAAAAGTGCAGGAAGCAAAGAAGGCAAGAGGAGTAgcgaaaaaagcaaaagaagaagcagaaataGCTGTATCAGTTGCACGAGTGCATGTAGCGAAACAGGAAGCAACCAGGTTAGTGCAGGTAGCtcatgatgaaaaaaagaaagcaaaagaGGCTGTACAAACAgcggaaaatgcaaaagaggtagcagaaaatgcaaaaaaggcAACAGAGAAAGTATctgaaaaagtagaaaatgtACCCGAAATAGTGGAGGCTGTAGAATCTGcaacagaagaaataaaaaatgcggaagcacaagaaaaaaaagctgaaATGGAAGCAATCGATGCAGCACAGGAAGCAGACACATTAGAATATCAATTATTAATGGTAACAGAAGCAGCCAATAAAGTAAAAGgagcagaaggaaataatataacaaCTATATTCAAAGAAGCACAAGATAAAGCATTAGAAGCGGTGAAACAAGCAGACCATAGAGCACTGGAAACATTAAATATAACGAAGAGAGCAATAGAGGCTTCTAAAGAAGCACAGAAAGCAGCAGAAATAGCAAAAGCACAAGCtgcaaaagcagaagcataTAAAGCAATAgaagatgtaaaaaaagggaaacaaaaaataaaagaattagCAATAAAAGTAAAGGATCCTGAAGTatcagaagaaggaaaacaggCAACTCAAGCGATAGAGAACGCAGCAAAAGCTGGAGTAGAGAAAGTAACAattgaagcaaaaaaagcaaatgaTGCAGCAGGtaatgcaaaaaaagcaagTACGCTGGAAGAAGCCAAAGCAGAAGCAATGAAAGCAATAGACGCTTctaaaaaagcaaaaaaaggagcaagcATATACATAGATAAAACAGAATTCGAATACCTGAAACTGATAAAGCAAGACGTATTAGAACCATTGGACACATCTGATGATGGAAGTGATGACGTAGtggataaaaatgaagaagtgaCACAGGAAGTCGAAGATCCGGGAAGTAAAGAAAACAGTCCTGAAGACGATgaggatgaggaggatgGCAACGACCTatcagaggaagaagaagttgaaGACGAACTGGGAGATGAATTGGAggacgaagaagaggaggaagaggaagatgaagatgaggaagaagttgtAGAAGAAGTGACAAACAAATCAGAGgcggaagaaggaaagccAGACAATGCTAaccaagaagaagaaaaagcggAAGATAACCCACCCTCTAGTGACACTCCGCATGAAGAACAGAATCCAAGTGTGCCATCCCCAGAACAAGGTGTCAAAATAGTAAGTGATAGCGGGGCCCAAGCGCTCCTCGCAAACAAGGATAAAAATGTTGTggcgttaaaaaaagaagctgacaaaataataaaaaatataattagcACAATTGACGGTGATACGGATGTCCTAGACACGCTGAAGGATTTCGCAAAAGATTTGAATCATTTAATTCTGAACTGGTAA